The following are encoded together in the Leuconostoc mesenteroides subsp. mesenteroides ATCC 8293 genome:
- a CDS encoding ATP-binding cassette domain-containing protein: protein MGNNEWIGIDNAHQNNLKNISVKIPKHQLTVFTGVSGSGKSTLVFDTLVAQSRRELNDTFSSYVQHILPKYGRPAVDNITNLPIAIPIEQRKMSGNVRSTVGTYTEIYTFLRLLFSRIGQPFVGYSDAFSFNHPQGKCEVCDGLGFTKKINLTYLVDFNQSLNEDPIDFPTFGNGAWRWKRYAYSGLFDLNKKIKDYSKEELDLLLYAPQQKLASPPEKWPKTALYEGLLPRIKRSIINTDEGKRHRKQLEKFVSTDICPTCQGSRLNAKALSCKIDGHNISDLVAMSLDELQLLIQKIRNPLVQDVKTQIDKRLNALITIGLGYLNLARSTDTLSGGEAQRIRIAKHITSSLNDVMYVLDEPSSGLHPKDIERLYKCLCVLKNQGNTIILVEHNPLLIQRADYIIDVGPGPGVNGGSIQFSGTYGEFLKSDTITSVAMRENERLNNHTNSSFKKWLSVRDKNLNTVQNVSLKIPLNALTVLCGVAGSGKSSLAQIVASELIQREIDVINISQKNIGISLRSTPLTYLDIFDDIRKLFARANSVSPSLFSYNSKGACPRCKGKGVIVNDMYFMDDVVSECELCHGQRYNQEVLQYGYKDKTIVDILSMTVSQAVNFFSGITRIATGLQAICDVGLGYLKLNQSLSTLSGGELQRIKLSSYLQKKSSVYIIDEPTNGLHLKDIDHLLELFDKLVARGNTIVIIEHSLKVIRQADWLIEMGPEGGKMGGKVVFSGTIDDLKKSNDAITKPYL, encoded by the coding sequence GTGGGTAACAATGAATGGATTGGCATCGACAATGCGCATCAAAATAATTTAAAAAACATTTCGGTCAAAATTCCAAAACACCAGTTAACCGTTTTTACAGGTGTATCTGGTTCGGGAAAGTCAACCTTAGTTTTTGACACTTTAGTTGCGCAGTCAAGACGTGAATTAAATGATACGTTCTCGAGTTATGTGCAACATATTTTACCAAAATATGGTAGACCGGCTGTAGATAACATTACTAATTTGCCAATAGCAATACCAATTGAGCAACGAAAAATGTCGGGCAACGTTAGATCAACAGTAGGAACGTATACTGAAATATACACATTCTTGCGTTTGCTGTTTTCTCGAATAGGACAACCCTTTGTTGGTTATTCAGATGCCTTTTCTTTCAATCATCCCCAAGGCAAATGTGAAGTTTGTGATGGCTTAGGTTTTACTAAAAAAATTAATTTAACATATCTTGTTGATTTTAATCAATCACTTAATGAAGATCCAATTGATTTTCCAACTTTTGGAAATGGTGCTTGGCGTTGGAAACGTTATGCCTATAGCGGCTTATTTGATTTGAATAAAAAAATAAAGGATTATTCTAAAGAAGAACTAGATTTATTGTTATACGCACCACAGCAAAAACTAGCGTCTCCTCCTGAAAAATGGCCAAAAACTGCCTTATATGAGGGTTTGTTACCGAGAATTAAGCGAAGTATTATTAATACTGATGAGGGGAAAAGGCATAGAAAGCAACTTGAAAAGTTTGTATCCACTGATATTTGTCCAACTTGTCAGGGCTCCAGATTGAATGCAAAGGCGCTAAGTTGCAAAATTGATGGGCATAATATCAGTGATTTAGTTGCAATGTCATTGGATGAATTACAATTATTAATTCAAAAAATAAGAAATCCACTGGTTCAGGATGTTAAAACACAGATTGATAAACGCCTAAATGCTTTGATTACGATTGGTTTAGGCTATCTTAATTTAGCGCGAAGTACAGATACGCTATCGGGCGGCGAAGCGCAAAGAATCAGAATTGCTAAGCATATCACAAGCTCTTTAAATGATGTGATGTATGTCCTAGACGAACCTAGCTCAGGCCTACATCCAAAAGATATTGAACGACTATATAAATGTTTGTGTGTCTTAAAGAATCAAGGCAATACGATTATTTTAGTGGAACATAACCCACTGCTAATTCAGCGAGCTGACTACATCATTGATGTTGGTCCAGGTCCGGGAGTTAATGGTGGCAGTATTCAATTTTCGGGAACATATGGTGAGTTTTTAAAAAGCGATACGATTACCAGTGTTGCTATGCGTGAAAATGAGAGGTTGAATAATCATACTAATAGCAGCTTCAAAAAATGGCTGTCTGTTAGAGATAAAAATTTAAACACAGTACAAAACGTTTCTTTAAAAATACCACTTAATGCTTTGACTGTTTTATGCGGTGTGGCTGGATCAGGTAAATCGTCTCTAGCACAAATAGTAGCGTCAGAATTGATTCAAAGAGAAATCGATGTTATCAATATTTCGCAAAAGAACATTGGTATTAGTCTTAGATCAACTCCACTGACTTACTTAGATATTTTTGATGATATTAGGAAACTATTTGCAAGAGCAAACTCAGTTAGTCCATCGTTATTTAGTTACAATTCAAAGGGCGCTTGTCCGCGCTGCAAGGGAAAAGGCGTTATCGTTAATGATATGTATTTTATGGACGATGTCGTTTCTGAGTGTGAATTGTGCCATGGACAACGCTATAATCAGGAAGTTTTGCAATATGGCTATAAGGATAAGACTATTGTTGACATATTGTCTATGACGGTGAGTCAAGCCGTTAATTTTTTTAGTGGTATTACACGAATAGCTACTGGTTTGCAAGCAATCTGTGATGTGGGTCTTGGTTATTTAAAATTAAACCAATCTTTGAGTACATTGTCAGGCGGAGAGTTGCAACGGATCAAGTTATCGAGCTACTTACAAAAGAAGAGTAGTGTTTATATTATTGATGAACCAACGAATGGGTTACATTTAAAAGATATTGATCATTTGCTTGAGCTTTTCGATAAGCTGGTTGCTAGAGGAAACACGATTGTCATTATTGAACACAGTTTGAAAGTCATTCGACAGGCTGATTGGCTGATTGAGATGGGTCCTGAAGGCGGAAAAATGGGTGGTAAAGTTGTTTTTTCCGGTACAATCGACGATTTGAAAAAATCAAATGATGCAATAACAAAACCATATTTATAA
- a CDS encoding alpha/beta fold hydrolase: MFKQYVKNEQFNLQINRFINDEYENDQKVQEDLKSIIPQLKDEESWFKAWNDKAIAREQDGDFSVASTYYQASEFYLSPEDPRDENAYRKYRENFYKGFNDFEYERYQVPYENGYLPIVKLVTPNATKNLLLFAGYDSYMEEMVKMSKFLKGIDYNIYVFDGPGQGTALRQGIHLIHNWENPVSVILDYFNLKRASAVGMSLGGYLVMRAAAFEKRLDKIVAFDIFYSFFDALRIRMPYNQITKIEQLLAAKDAKTVNFMFKSMMANNLDLNWKINKGMANVGVQSPYELLKQFQKYNMEPIMPLINQDVLLLAGENDQYVPSSRLVEIDSKLINAASVKSIMFDKASGGDQHCQAGNRQLGFDAIKEFLSNK, encoded by the coding sequence ATGTTTAAACAGTATGTTAAAAATGAACAATTCAATTTACAAATTAATCGATTCATCAATGATGAGTACGAAAATGATCAAAAAGTACAGGAAGATTTAAAAAGTATTATTCCTCAGTTAAAAGATGAAGAATCATGGTTTAAAGCATGGAACGACAAAGCTATTGCAAGAGAACAAGATGGTGATTTCTCTGTCGCATCAACTTATTATCAAGCCTCTGAGTTTTATTTGTCACCTGAGGATCCCCGAGATGAAAATGCTTATCGAAAGTATCGAGAAAATTTTTATAAAGGCTTCAACGACTTTGAATACGAAAGGTATCAAGTACCTTATGAAAATGGGTATCTACCAATTGTAAAACTAGTCACACCAAACGCCACTAAGAATCTATTGCTATTTGCCGGATATGATTCCTACATGGAAGAGATGGTCAAAATGTCAAAATTTTTGAAAGGAATTGATTACAACATTTATGTTTTTGATGGGCCAGGTCAAGGAACTGCGTTGCGTCAAGGGATTCACCTGATACATAATTGGGAAAATCCAGTAAGCGTCATATTAGATTATTTCAACCTTAAAAGAGCTAGTGCAGTTGGTATGTCATTAGGTGGATATTTAGTTATGCGCGCCGCCGCATTTGAAAAACGATTGGATAAAATTGTTGCATTTGATATTTTCTATAGTTTCTTTGATGCATTACGTATTCGAATGCCCTATAATCAAATTACTAAAATCGAACAGCTGCTAGCTGCTAAAGATGCCAAAACAGTTAATTTTATGTTCAAAAGTATGATGGCCAATAATCTAGATTTAAATTGGAAAATCAATAAGGGTATGGCAAACGTTGGCGTTCAATCGCCTTACGAACTATTAAAACAGTTCCAAAAATATAATATGGAACCGATTATGCCACTTATTAATCAAGATGTTCTGTTACTAGCTGGCGAAAATGATCAATATGTTCCCAGTAGCCGCTTAGTAGAAATTGATAGCAAATTAATTAATGCTGCTTCCGTTAAATCAATTATGTTTGACAAGGCGTCTGGTGGTGATCAACATTGTCAAGCAGGTAATCGACAATTAGGATTTGATGCAATAAAAGAATTTTTATCGAATAAATAG